A genomic stretch from Hymenobacter psoromatis includes:
- a CDS encoding fatty acid desaturase — protein MATAPLAYIPTAEPVSHHVRARQLLKAHPEVKRLMTRNSTTALITAGCVAAQVLLTYLLRGQAWYWSLAVAYLVGAFICHTLFVIIHEATHNLVFKGQWANAAVGIGANLPMVLPTAMSFRKYHLKHHSALGHFEHDADLPDHYEAKLIQHYAIGKAVWLFFFPIFQLVRTFRCRSVVPFDKYIAANWAAQIAFNLGMYLWLGPSAFIYLFFSFWFSVSLHPVGARWIQEHYLMLSPEQETTSYYGRLNGVHLNIGYHNEHHDLPGVPWNKLPELRKLAPEFYEPLLHHTSYTKVLLRFLFDQEISLYSRLVRGEHVASKLAPMVPVAK, from the coding sequence ATGGCTACCGCCCCCCTCGCCTACATTCCTACCGCCGAGCCGGTATCGCACCACGTGCGCGCCCGCCAGCTGCTCAAGGCGCACCCCGAAGTAAAGCGCCTGATGACCCGCAACTCCACCACGGCCCTCATCACGGCGGGCTGCGTGGCGGCCCAGGTGCTGCTTACCTACCTGCTGCGCGGGCAGGCCTGGTACTGGTCGCTGGCCGTGGCCTACCTGGTGGGCGCGTTCATCTGCCACACGCTGTTCGTCATCATTCACGAGGCTACCCACAACCTGGTTTTCAAGGGCCAGTGGGCCAATGCGGCGGTGGGCATCGGGGCCAACCTGCCGATGGTGCTGCCCACGGCCATGAGCTTCCGCAAGTACCACCTCAAGCACCACTCGGCGCTCGGCCACTTTGAGCACGATGCCGACCTGCCCGACCACTACGAGGCCAAGCTTATTCAGCACTATGCCATTGGCAAGGCCGTGTGGCTGTTTTTCTTCCCCATTTTTCAGCTGGTACGCACGTTTCGGTGCCGCAGCGTGGTGCCGTTCGATAAGTATATCGCCGCCAACTGGGCGGCCCAGATTGCCTTCAACCTAGGCATGTACCTGTGGCTGGGGCCGTCGGCATTTATCTACCTGTTTTTCAGCTTCTGGTTTTCGGTGAGCCTGCACCCGGTGGGCGCCCGCTGGATTCAGGAACACTACCTCATGCTCAGCCCCGAGCAGGAAACAACCTCCTACTACGGCCGCCTCAACGGCGTGCACCTCAACATCGGCTACCACAACGAGCACCACGACCTGCCCGGCGTGCCCTGGAACAAGCTGCCCGAACTGCGCAAGCTGGCCCCCGAGTTCTACGAGCCGCTGCTGCACCACACCAGCTACACCAAAGTGCTGCTCCGCTTTCTCTTCGACCAGGAAATCTCGCTCTACTCGCGCCTGGTGCGCGGCGAGCACGTAGCCAGCAAGCTGGCACCTATGGTACCCGTGGCCAAGTAG
- a CDS encoding amidohydrolase, producing the protein MPSLPLPQRIIALEEHVSLPDMIKRISPAARQQSGWPADDDPNSPVQQQQQKLAEVGPERLRLMDEAGITMQVLSISGPGAELLSPEEGPAFAREYNDRLAGLIAPHPDRFAGFAHLPTTNPEAAASELTRTVREHHFRGALISGTVQNQFLDSPQFAPLLAQAQELNVPLYLHPGVPPAPVRAIYYENLPNGLGQNLGMAGFGWHAETAIHILRLIVSGTLERYPHLKLLIGHMGEMLPVMMARADQTMPPSQTKLPRSISQTLRDQVYITTSGIFTRPPLEAALATFGLDNILFSVDYPFAPNAAGHAFLAGLELPPADVAKLAYGNADRVLGLR; encoded by the coding sequence ATGCCTTCCCTACCCCTGCCCCAGCGCATTATAGCGCTCGAAGAACATGTTTCGCTACCCGACATGATTAAGCGCATCAGCCCGGCCGCCCGGCAGCAATCAGGTTGGCCCGCCGACGATGACCCAAACTCACCCGTGCAGCAACAGCAGCAAAAGCTGGCCGAAGTTGGCCCCGAGCGCCTGCGCCTGATGGACGAGGCCGGCATCACGATGCAGGTGCTGTCCATTTCGGGGCCGGGGGCCGAGCTGCTGTCACCGGAAGAAGGCCCGGCTTTCGCGCGCGAATACAACGACCGGCTGGCCGGCCTCATTGCCCCGCATCCTGACCGTTTTGCTGGCTTTGCCCACCTGCCCACCACCAACCCCGAGGCGGCGGCCAGCGAGCTGACGCGCACCGTGCGCGAACACCACTTTCGGGGGGCGCTGATTAGCGGTACCGTTCAAAATCAATTTCTCGACAGCCCGCAGTTTGCGCCGCTGCTGGCGCAGGCCCAGGAACTGAACGTGCCGCTTTATCTGCATCCTGGGGTGCCGCCCGCCCCGGTGCGGGCCATTTATTACGAAAATCTACCCAATGGCTTAGGCCAGAATCTGGGCATGGCGGGCTTTGGCTGGCACGCCGAAACCGCCATTCACATCCTACGGCTCATCGTGAGCGGTACGCTGGAACGCTACCCCCACCTCAAGCTCCTTATTGGCCACATGGGCGAAATGCTGCCCGTGATGATGGCCCGCGCCGACCAGACGATGCCTCCCAGCCAGACCAAGCTGCCGCGCAGCATCAGCCAGACGCTGCGCGACCAGGTGTATATTACCACCAGCGGCATCTTCACGCGCCCGCCACTGGAAGCCGCATTGGCGACGTTTGGCCTAGATAATATACTGTTTTCCGTCGATTACCCCTTCGCCCCCAACGCGGCGGGCCACGCGTTTTTGGCGGGCCTGGAGCTGCCGCCCGCCGACGTTGCCAAGCTCGCCTACGGCAACGCCGACCGGGTGCTGGGCTTGCGGTAG
- a CDS encoding sigma-54-dependent Fis family transcriptional regulator — MTPPALLLIDDETRLRQVLTRVLELEGYLVLQAPDARRGLQLLAEHADEILVILSDVKLPDGHGVALLPRYQAAAPLAEIILLTAYGTVPDGVQAMKQGAFDYLTKGDSDDQLVVVVARAMEKAQLRRRVAELEKQVSQPYTFAAMIGQSAALSKAKALAERVALTDSTVLLEGPTGAGKELFAQAIHQASGRRGRPLVAVNCSAFPKDLLESELFGYRKGAFTGALSDKKGLLEEASGGTLFLDEIGELDLAVQAKFLRVLETQEFTKVGDTRPTKVNVRLIAATNRNLRQEAAEGHFRPDLYYRLAVFELAVPPLSARPADVAPLAEHFLRLFAAKLRKRLPGFEPEALARLARYPWPGNVRELKNVLERAAILAADNQPLTVDDLPPEFQHLPAAPTPPDPADRSLRAVEGRHIGQVLRETGGNKMEAARQLGIGVKTLYRKIEEFGLGRE, encoded by the coding sequence ATGACCCCGCCTGCCCTGCTTCTGATTGACGACGAAACCCGCCTGCGCCAGGTACTGACGCGGGTGCTGGAGCTGGAAGGCTACCTCGTGCTGCAAGCCCCCGATGCCCGGCGCGGCCTGCAACTATTGGCCGAGCACGCCGACGAAATCCTGGTCATTCTCTCCGATGTGAAGCTGCCCGACGGCCACGGCGTGGCCCTGCTGCCGCGTTACCAAGCCGCCGCGCCGCTGGCCGAAATCATCCTGCTCACCGCCTACGGCACCGTGCCCGACGGGGTGCAGGCCATGAAACAGGGCGCGTTTGACTACTTAACGAAAGGCGATTCTGACGACCAGCTGGTGGTGGTGGTAGCCCGCGCAATGGAGAAAGCCCAGCTGCGCCGCCGCGTGGCCGAACTGGAGAAGCAGGTGAGCCAGCCGTACACTTTCGCGGCCATGATTGGGCAGTCGGCCGCGCTGAGCAAAGCCAAAGCACTGGCCGAGCGCGTGGCCCTCACCGACAGCACGGTGCTGCTCGAAGGGCCGACCGGCGCGGGCAAGGAGCTGTTTGCCCAGGCCATTCACCAGGCCAGCGGGCGGCGCGGGCGGCCGCTGGTAGCCGTCAATTGCAGCGCTTTTCCAAAAGACTTGCTGGAGTCGGAGCTGTTTGGCTACCGGAAAGGAGCTTTTACGGGCGCGCTTTCGGATAAAAAAGGCTTATTGGAAGAAGCCAGCGGCGGCACGCTCTTTCTGGATGAAATCGGGGAGCTGGACCTGGCCGTGCAGGCCAAGTTTTTGCGGGTGCTCGAAACCCAGGAATTCACTAAGGTTGGGGATACCCGGCCCACTAAAGTGAACGTGCGCCTCATTGCGGCTACCAACCGCAACCTGCGCCAGGAAGCCGCCGAAGGTCACTTTCGGCCCGATTTATACTATCGCCTCGCGGTGTTTGAGCTGGCCGTGCCGCCGCTCAGCGCCCGGCCCGCCGACGTGGCTCCGCTGGCCGAGCACTTCCTGCGCCTCTTTGCTGCCAAGCTGCGCAAGCGTCTGCCCGGCTTCGAGCCCGAAGCGCTGGCCCGCTTGGCACGCTACCCCTGGCCGGGCAATGTGCGCGAGCTAAAGAACGTGCTGGAGCGCGCCGCCATCCTGGCCGCTGACAACCAGCCCCTGACCGTGGACGACCTGCCGCCCGAGTTTCAACACCTGCCCGCCGCCCCTACCCCCCCTGACCCTGCCGACCGCAGCCTGCGCGCCGTGGAGGGCCGCCACATCGGGCAGGTGCTGCGCGAAACCGGCGGCAACAAGATGGAGGCCGCCCGCCAGCTCGGTATCGGCGTGAAGACGCTGTATCGCAAGATTGAGGAATTTGGGCTGGGTAGGGAGTAG